The following proteins are co-located in the Polymorphospora rubra genome:
- a CDS encoding AfsR/SARP family transcriptional regulator: MVRVGVLGPLRAMVGDTVVDPGGPRQRAVLARLVRAGGHVVSTDRLIDDLWRGEPPPKALAALQVYVSHLRRVLEPDRPPRTPAGVLVSVAPGYALRLEPDDVDAWRFESLLADAGQAWAEHRPDRVEELVDAALGLWTGPAYAEFVGDPWAAGEANRLDELRAGAVELRAQAALDRGRHLQVVPDLDAHVQEHPLREEAVRLLALALYRAGRQGDALAVLRRTRQRLVDELGVDPGPALRALETDVLAQAPHLAGPAPTLPPAEPPARGGVPVGRTAGDLDGRDVEVAALLAAGDQAATGGLRVRWVGGEAGAGKTALVEAVGGRLRDRGWQVAVGRCPEVEGGAPPAWAWSEVVRSLSRSHPIGDGLADRLAPLLGDGAPGGGQFWLARAVGAYLAEIAAKGPLLVLLDDVHRADCETLQVLRMVAAEQTAVPMLVVGTYRPAEFHADLDATLAALAGPRSDVLDLGGLDEASVGRLLRRYVGAAVDPETVRAVTERTGGNPLFVCETARLIVAEGPAAAVQVIPSGIRNVLRRRISRLPASAVTVLRGAAVIGRDVDVDVLLAADAAGEDTVFDGLEAGVLTGLLVEPAPGRVRFTHALIRDALYEDTPRLRRTRMHGRVLSTLERQRPDDLAALAYHALAAGPTAVDRAVGYAAGAARRAAGINAHLEAAELWTGALAALDQVADADPATRVDLLCGLASAQSRCADSRGARTTRQRAVAAARPLADPVATARALVAMDAPVTWTIREARAVDVELVATIERTLAALPARSDVLRSRLLSALVFEIEGDDPDRADQASTEALRLARTVGDLPALCVALNARYFVDLAPRRFHRLPALGAELLEVARAAGLPGYESQAHHILFQVALDNCELAVAGRHVDQAIRSSTLGQLGPTLAVMSLFDALRALVAGEFDEAERGFTETAGRLDRAGVPNALAVGVAARYFTRLAAGRVEQSLPELAPLYAQVPQYTHDLMARALLAAGRPAEARAVWRPDLPVREDYYWLLWTGLRAQVAVAFADRAVADDCYTALLPWAGRLAGLSSGSVTGGPVDHALGELAVLLGRPERAAEHFAAAGALATRLGADHWAAQAAAAAAAIAPVSRR, from the coding sequence ATGGTGCGGGTGGGGGTGCTCGGCCCGCTACGCGCGATGGTCGGCGACACGGTGGTCGACCCGGGTGGTCCCCGGCAACGGGCGGTGCTGGCCCGGCTGGTCCGGGCCGGCGGGCACGTCGTCTCCACCGACCGGCTCATCGACGACCTGTGGCGCGGTGAGCCGCCGCCGAAGGCGCTCGCCGCGCTCCAGGTCTACGTGTCGCACCTGCGGCGGGTGCTGGAGCCGGACCGGCCGCCACGGACCCCGGCCGGCGTCCTGGTCAGCGTCGCCCCCGGGTACGCGCTGCGTCTCGAACCGGACGACGTCGACGCCTGGCGGTTCGAATCCCTGCTTGCCGACGCCGGCCAGGCCTGGGCCGAGCACCGGCCGGACCGGGTCGAGGAACTGGTCGACGCCGCGCTCGGGCTGTGGACCGGACCGGCGTACGCCGAGTTCGTCGGCGATCCGTGGGCGGCCGGCGAGGCGAACCGGCTCGACGAGTTGCGGGCCGGCGCGGTCGAGTTGCGCGCGCAGGCGGCGCTGGACCGGGGACGGCACCTGCAGGTCGTGCCGGACCTCGACGCGCATGTCCAGGAGCATCCGCTGCGCGAGGAGGCGGTCCGGCTGCTGGCACTGGCCCTGTACCGGGCGGGCCGGCAGGGCGACGCGCTCGCGGTGCTGCGCCGTACCCGGCAGCGGCTCGTCGACGAGTTGGGGGTGGACCCCGGTCCGGCGCTGCGCGCCCTGGAGACCGACGTCTTGGCTCAGGCACCACATCTGGCCGGGCCGGCGCCGACCCTGCCGCCGGCCGAGCCGCCGGCCCGGGGCGGTGTGCCGGTCGGCCGTACGGCCGGGGACCTTGACGGGCGGGACGTCGAGGTGGCCGCGTTGCTGGCGGCCGGCGACCAGGCCGCCACCGGCGGGTTACGGGTCCGGTGGGTGGGCGGCGAGGCGGGGGCGGGCAAGACCGCGCTGGTCGAGGCGGTCGGTGGCCGGCTGCGCGACCGCGGCTGGCAGGTGGCCGTCGGGCGGTGCCCCGAGGTGGAGGGCGGCGCCCCGCCCGCGTGGGCGTGGAGCGAGGTGGTGCGGTCGCTGAGCCGCAGCCATCCGATCGGGGACGGGCTGGCCGACCGGCTGGCGCCGCTGCTGGGCGACGGTGCGCCGGGCGGTGGCCAGTTCTGGCTGGCCCGCGCCGTCGGTGCCTACCTGGCCGAGATCGCGGCGAAGGGACCGCTGCTGGTGCTGCTCGACGACGTGCACCGGGCCGACTGCGAGACGCTGCAGGTGCTGCGGATGGTCGCCGCCGAGCAGACGGCTGTTCCGATGCTGGTGGTCGGCACCTACCGGCCGGCGGAGTTCCACGCCGACCTCGATGCCACGCTGGCGGCGCTGGCCGGGCCCCGGTCCGACGTGCTGGACCTCGGCGGCCTGGACGAGGCGTCCGTCGGCCGGCTGTTGCGCCGGTACGTCGGTGCCGCCGTCGACCCGGAAACGGTACGGGCGGTGACCGAGCGCACCGGCGGCAATCCGTTGTTCGTCTGTGAGACCGCCCGGCTGATCGTCGCCGAGGGGCCGGCCGCCGCCGTGCAGGTGATTCCGTCGGGCATCCGCAACGTGCTGCGGCGGCGGATCTCGCGGCTGCCGGCGAGTGCGGTGACGGTGCTGCGTGGCGCGGCCGTGATCGGTCGGGACGTCGACGTGGACGTGTTGCTGGCCGCCGACGCGGCCGGTGAGGACACGGTGTTCGACGGCCTGGAGGCGGGCGTGCTGACCGGGTTGCTGGTCGAGCCGGCACCGGGCCGGGTGCGGTTCACGCACGCGTTGATCCGGGACGCGCTCTACGAGGACACGCCCCGGTTGCGGCGGACCCGGATGCACGGCCGGGTGCTGTCTACGTTGGAGCGGCAGCGGCCGGACGACCTGGCCGCGCTCGCGTACCACGCGCTCGCCGCCGGGCCCACCGCCGTGGACCGGGCCGTCGGGTACGCCGCCGGGGCCGCCCGGCGGGCCGCCGGCATCAACGCCCACCTCGAGGCGGCGGAGCTGTGGACCGGGGCCCTGGCCGCGCTGGACCAGGTCGCCGACGCGGACCCGGCGACCCGGGTCGACCTGTTGTGCGGGTTGGCGTCCGCGCAGTCCCGGTGCGCCGACTCGCGGGGGGCCCGCACCACCCGGCAGCGGGCGGTGGCGGCCGCGCGCCCGCTGGCCGACCCCGTCGCCACCGCCCGGGCCCTGGTGGCCATGGACGCCCCGGTGACCTGGACGATCCGCGAAGCCCGCGCGGTCGACGTCGAACTCGTGGCCACGATCGAGCGGACCCTGGCGGCCCTGCCCGCCCGGTCCGACGTGCTGCGTAGCCGACTGTTGAGCGCCCTGGTCTTCGAGATAGAGGGCGACGACCCGGACCGGGCCGACCAGGCGTCGACGGAGGCGCTGCGGCTGGCGCGCACGGTCGGCGACCTGCCGGCGCTGTGCGTCGCGCTGAACGCGCGGTACTTCGTCGACCTGGCGCCCCGCCGGTTCCACCGGCTGCCGGCGCTCGGTGCCGAACTGCTCGAGGTCGCCCGCGCCGCCGGCCTGCCCGGCTACGAGTCGCAGGCGCACCACATCCTGTTCCAGGTCGCGCTGGACAACTGCGAACTGGCCGTCGCCGGCCGGCACGTCGACCAGGCGATCCGCTCCTCCACCCTCGGCCAACTAGGCCCGACGCTCGCCGTGATGTCGCTGTTCGACGCGCTGCGGGCGCTGGTCGCCGGCGAGTTCGACGAGGCCGAACGCGGCTTCACCGAGACCGCCGGGCGGCTCGACCGGGCCGGCGTACCGAACGCTCTCGCGGTCGGCGTGGCGGCGCGGTACTTCACCCGGCTCGCCGCCGGCCGGGTCGAGCAGTCGCTGCCGGAGCTGGCGCCCCTGTACGCCCAGGTCCCCCAGTACACCCACGACCTGATGGCCCGCGCGCTGCTGGCCGCCGGACGGCCCGCCGAAGCCCGCGCGGTGTGGCGTCCGGACCTGCCGGTACGCGAGGACTACTACTGGCTGCTCTGGACGGGGCTCCGGGCCCAGGTGGCGGTCGCCTTCGCGGACCGGGCCGTCGCCGACGACTGCTACACCGCGCTGCTGCCGTGGGCCGGTCGGCTGGCCGGGCTGTCCAGCGGCTCGGTCACCGGTGGGCCCGTCGACCACGCCCTCGGCGAGCTGGCGGTGCTGCTCGGCCGGCCGGAGCGGGCGGCCGAGCACTTCGCGGCGGCCGGCGCGCTGGCGACCCGGCTCGGCGCCGACCACTGGGCCGCGCAGGCTGCCGCCGCCGCGGCCGCGATCGCCCCGGTCAGCCGAAGATGA
- the ligA gene encoding NAD-dependent DNA ligase LigA has protein sequence MESSGEAVSTLVDHVDPVVDAARAEPFESPERYAEVIEEIRSAAATYYGGSDLAMDDATYDALMARVTATEAAFPEWKAADSPTEVVAAGAAVVGDVVHSSPMLSLDNVFDEDGLRKWAARLDKLLGRPAGGYTVEPKIDGLAIAARYVDGVLTQVATRGDGRAGEDVTGQARRAAGLPERLGEPLTLEVRGEVFMTDDDFAKAQVMRTGTGEPPFAHPRSAAAGTLRAQDRTYDAPLSFLAYSVHGLDLGEPVAHSAAMAHMETLGVTTTTASPVGAVCATVDEIVAAVEVINTKRGSLGYGVDGAVIKADQPADRDAAGSSSRAPRWGVAYKFPADTRTTKLLRIDVQVGRTGVITPVAVLEAVQVGGVTVTSATLHNFGDLVRRNVWPGDTVFVRRAGDVIPEITGAKLDERPADAVAFEPPTHCPRCGGEIDRSQKRWRCTQGRACGARESLAYYAARDSMDIEGLGDKIIDLVVAAGLVTDPADLYDLDVEALVKLDRMGETSAGKLVANIAASTSQPLSRVLTGLGVRMTGRSMSRRLARHFGTMDALTTAGVEDLQQVEGVGPERAVTIHAELVDLAPVITKLRERGVNMAEPGVKEWTPGATEAAEENGTTDGGAPVLPLRKADGKPMTVVVTGSVPGLTRNEGNEAVELLGGKSSGSVSARTDLVVVGDGAGSKADKAESLGVRIMPADRFAELLAAHRAGDAATVAEILAVP, from the coding sequence ATGGAGAGTTCCGGCGAGGCCGTGAGCACGCTGGTCGACCACGTCGACCCGGTGGTCGACGCGGCCCGGGCCGAGCCGTTCGAGAGCCCGGAGCGCTACGCCGAGGTGATCGAGGAGATCCGGTCGGCCGCCGCCACCTACTACGGTGGTTCGGACCTGGCGATGGACGACGCGACGTACGACGCGTTGATGGCCCGGGTGACGGCGACCGAGGCGGCGTTCCCGGAGTGGAAGGCGGCCGACTCGCCGACCGAGGTGGTGGCGGCCGGGGCGGCCGTGGTCGGTGACGTCGTGCACAGCTCGCCGATGCTCAGCCTCGACAACGTCTTCGACGAGGACGGCCTGCGCAAGTGGGCGGCCCGACTCGACAAGCTGCTCGGCCGGCCGGCCGGCGGCTACACGGTCGAGCCGAAGATCGACGGGCTGGCGATCGCCGCCCGCTACGTCGACGGGGTGCTGACCCAGGTCGCCACCCGCGGTGACGGGCGGGCCGGCGAGGACGTGACCGGCCAGGCCCGCCGGGCCGCCGGCCTGCCGGAGCGGCTCGGCGAGCCGCTGACGCTGGAGGTCCGGGGCGAGGTCTTCATGACCGACGACGACTTCGCCAAGGCGCAGGTGATGCGGACCGGCACCGGCGAGCCGCCGTTCGCCCATCCGCGCAGCGCCGCGGCGGGCACGCTGCGGGCCCAGGACCGGACGTACGACGCTCCGCTGTCCTTCCTCGCCTACTCGGTGCACGGGCTCGACCTCGGGGAGCCGGTCGCGCACTCGGCCGCGATGGCGCACATGGAGACCCTCGGGGTGACGACCACGACCGCGTCGCCGGTCGGCGCGGTCTGCGCCACGGTGGACGAGATCGTCGCCGCCGTCGAGGTGATCAACACCAAGCGGGGCAGCCTCGGATACGGCGTCGACGGAGCGGTGATCAAGGCCGACCAGCCGGCCGACCGCGACGCGGCTGGTTCGTCGAGCCGGGCACCGCGCTGGGGAGTGGCCTACAAGTTCCCGGCCGACACCCGCACCACGAAGCTGCTGCGCATCGACGTGCAGGTGGGCCGGACCGGGGTGATCACCCCGGTGGCCGTGCTCGAGGCGGTGCAGGTCGGCGGGGTCACGGTCACCTCGGCGACGCTGCACAACTTCGGCGATCTCGTACGCCGCAACGTGTGGCCCGGCGACACCGTCTTCGTCCGGCGGGCCGGCGACGTGATCCCCGAGATCACCGGCGCGAAACTCGACGAGCGTCCGGCGGACGCGGTGGCGTTCGAGCCGCCGACGCACTGCCCCCGCTGCGGCGGCGAGATCGACCGTTCGCAGAAGCGGTGGCGGTGCACCCAGGGCCGGGCCTGCGGGGCACGGGAGTCGCTGGCCTACTACGCCGCCCGCGACTCGATGGACATCGAAGGACTCGGCGACAAGATCATCGACCTGGTGGTGGCCGCCGGTCTGGTCACCGACCCGGCCGACCTCTACGACCTCGACGTCGAGGCGCTGGTGAAGCTCGACCGGATGGGTGAGACGTCGGCCGGCAAGCTGGTCGCCAACATCGCCGCCTCGACGTCGCAGCCGCTGTCGCGGGTGCTCACCGGCCTCGGCGTACGGATGACCGGCCGGTCGATGTCGCGCCGGCTGGCCCGGCACTTCGGCACGATGGACGCGCTGACCACAGCGGGCGTCGAGGACCTCCAGCAGGTCGAGGGGGTGGGCCCGGAACGGGCGGTCACCATCCACGCCGAACTCGTCGACCTCGCGCCGGTGATCACCAAACTGCGCGAGCGGGGCGTCAACATGGCCGAGCCCGGGGTGAAGGAGTGGACGCCGGGCGCGACCGAGGCCGCCGAAGAGAACGGGACCACCGACGGCGGCGCTCCGGTGCTGCCGCTGCGCAAGGCGGACGGAAAGCCGATGACGGTCGTGGTCACCGGGTCGGTGCCCGGCCTGACCCGCAACGAGGGCAACGAGGCCGTCGAACTGCTCGGCGGAAAGTCGTCGGGTTCGGTGTCGGCGCGCACCGACCTGGTGGTCGTCGGCGACGGTGCCGGTTCGAAGGCCGACAAGGCCGAGAGCCTCGGTGTCCGGATCATGCCGGCCGACCGGTTCGCGGAGTTGCTGGCCGCGCACCGGGCCGGCGACGCCGCCACCGTGGCCGAGATCCTGGCCGTGCCCTGA
- a CDS encoding cation diffusion facilitator family transporter — translation MARPEQAAESAGTVILAGLANLGVAVAKLVAGLVSGSAAMLSEAAHSFADTVTEILLYTAVRRGTRGADSRHPFGHGKETYVWAFLAAVFTFVGGAGFAITHGVNSIRSGTPTSDFTLSYLVLVVAFVLEAISLARAAFQVRRAAKPWGVTMRRYLSRTADTAVKAVFLEDSAALVGLFLAALGLGLTQATGNELWDGVASIAIGLLLLVVATTLARSNITLLVGHSAPGRLRSAISTELSEIPVVDRVSTLLTMQLGPHEILVAAKVDFADVATGAEIEAAADEAERRLLAVHPSIRYVFLDPTGARVSRRDTEEGG, via the coding sequence ATGGCCCGGCCGGAGCAGGCCGCGGAGAGCGCCGGTACGGTGATCCTCGCCGGCCTGGCCAATCTCGGGGTGGCGGTGGCGAAGCTGGTCGCCGGACTGGTCTCCGGGTCGGCGGCGATGCTGTCCGAGGCGGCGCACTCGTTCGCCGACACCGTCACCGAAATCCTGCTCTACACCGCCGTACGGCGCGGCACCCGGGGCGCGGACAGCCGGCACCCGTTCGGACACGGCAAGGAGACGTACGTCTGGGCGTTCCTCGCGGCGGTCTTCACCTTTGTCGGCGGGGCCGGCTTCGCCATCACCCACGGCGTCAACAGCATCCGCAGCGGCACCCCGACGAGCGACTTCACCCTCAGCTATCTGGTGCTGGTCGTCGCCTTCGTCCTCGAGGCGATCTCGCTGGCCCGCGCCGCGTTCCAGGTCCGCCGGGCGGCGAAGCCGTGGGGGGTCACGATGCGCCGCTACCTGAGCCGTACCGCCGACACCGCCGTCAAGGCGGTCTTCCTCGAGGACAGTGCGGCACTGGTCGGCCTGTTCCTGGCCGCCCTCGGCCTCGGCCTGACCCAGGCGACCGGGAACGAACTCTGGGACGGGGTGGCGTCGATCGCCATCGGCCTGCTGTTGCTGGTCGTGGCGACGACGCTGGCCCGCAGCAACATCACCCTGCTGGTCGGGCACAGCGCCCCGGGCCGGCTGCGGTCCGCGATCAGCACCGAGCTTTCCGAGATCCCGGTCGTCGACCGGGTCTCCACCCTGCTGACGATGCAACTCGGCCCGCACGAGATCCTGGTCGCGGCGAAGGTCGACTTCGCCGACGTGGCGACCGGCGCCGAGATCGAGGCCGCCGCCGACGAGGCCGAGCGGCGACTGCTCGCCGTCCACCCCAGCATCCGGTACGTCTTCCTCGACCCGACCGGCGCCCGGGTCTCCCGCCGCGACACCGAGGAGGGCGGCTGA
- a CDS encoding MFS transporter: MAAPTPSDADPDHPPDRAADRRRWRALSVGLVAAFMTLLDVSIVNVAIPSMRAALQASPSDLQWVLSGYALTFGLVLVPAGRFGDARGRRGAFVVGLIGFTAASAAAGLAQSATWLIVARLIQGVAAGVVNPQVTGLIQELFRGPERGRPFGVLGATIGVSTAIGPLLGGGLIAVAGPHEGWRWVFYVNVPVGIVAAILGWRLIPTRHGAVPGWRTLDPVGVVLLGVGVVVLLLPLVQEQQWRGPVKWLLLPVAAAVLFAFVRWERHHRRAGGAPVFELSLFRLRSYSLGAVIALLYFAGFTAIFFVFTLYLQTGLGYSALLAGLAVTPFALGSAVGAVVGGRLVNRYGRPLVAAGLLLVALGLAGTIVALHFVPGHDAALATTAPLLLAGFGSGLVITPNQTLTLSEVPVGNAGSAAGMLQTGQRIGSAIGIAGVGSVFFARLAATGFEWSIAFRDALAVALVFMLVALAAALTDVLVAHRSRG, from the coding sequence ATGGCCGCCCCGACACCGAGCGACGCCGATCCCGACCATCCGCCGGACCGGGCCGCCGACCGGCGTCGCTGGCGGGCGCTGTCGGTCGGGCTGGTCGCGGCGTTCATGACCCTGCTCGACGTCAGCATCGTCAATGTCGCGATCCCGTCGATGCGGGCCGCGCTCCAGGCCAGCCCCAGCGATCTGCAGTGGGTGCTGTCCGGGTACGCGCTCACGTTCGGTCTGGTGCTGGTGCCCGCCGGCCGCTTCGGTGACGCCCGTGGCCGGCGCGGCGCCTTCGTCGTCGGGCTGATCGGCTTCACCGCCGCGAGTGCCGCCGCCGGCCTCGCCCAGTCCGCGACGTGGCTGATCGTCGCCCGGCTGATCCAGGGCGTCGCGGCCGGCGTGGTGAACCCGCAGGTCACCGGCCTGATCCAGGAACTCTTCCGGGGGCCGGAGCGGGGCCGCCCGTTCGGGGTGCTCGGCGCGACCATCGGCGTCTCCACCGCGATCGGCCCGCTGCTCGGCGGCGGCCTGATCGCGGTGGCCGGCCCGCACGAGGGCTGGCGGTGGGTGTTCTACGTCAACGTGCCGGTCGGAATCGTCGCCGCGATCCTCGGCTGGCGGCTGATCCCGACCCGCCACGGCGCCGTACCGGGGTGGCGGACCCTCGACCCGGTCGGCGTGGTGCTGCTCGGGGTCGGTGTCGTCGTACTGCTGCTGCCGCTGGTGCAGGAACAGCAGTGGCGGGGGCCGGTGAAGTGGCTGCTGCTGCCGGTCGCCGCCGCCGTGCTCTTCGCGTTCGTCCGTTGGGAGCGCCATCACCGCCGGGCCGGCGGGGCCCCGGTCTTCGAACTGTCGCTCTTCCGGCTGCGGTCGTACTCGCTGGGCGCCGTGATCGCCCTGCTCTACTTCGCCGGCTTCACCGCGATCTTCTTCGTGTTCACCCTCTACCTGCAGACCGGCCTGGGCTACAGCGCGCTGCTGGCCGGTCTCGCCGTCACCCCGTTCGCCCTCGGCTCGGCGGTCGGGGCCGTCGTCGGCGGCCGGCTCGTCAACCGCTACGGGCGACCGCTGGTCGCGGCCGGGCTGCTGCTGGTGGCGCTCGGCCTGGCCGGCACCATCGTCGCCCTGCACTTCGTACCCGGCCACGACGCCGCCCTGGCGACCACCGCGCCGCTGCTGCTCGCCGGCTTCGGTAGCGGGCTGGTCATCACGCCGAACCAGACGCTGACCCTGTCGGAGGTGCCGGTCGGCAACGCCGGCAGTGCCGCCGGCATGCTCCAGACCGGGCAGCGCATCGGCTCGGCGATCGGCATCGCCGGCGTCGGCTCGGTGTTCTTCGCCCGGCTCGCCGCCACCGGCTTCGAATGGTCGATCGCGTTCCGTGACGCGTTGGCCGTCGCCCTGGTCTTCATGCTGGTCGCGCTCGCCGCCGCGTTGACCGACGTTCTCGTCGCCCACCGGTCCAGGGGCTAG
- a CDS encoding alpha/beta hydrolase: protein MAAITEREERQIEEANTSGRPPVVFVHGLWLLPSSWDRWRVVFEEAGYTALTPGWPDDPNTVEEANAHPEVFAHKSVKQVADHFEDVVRRLTRRPAVVGHSFGGLLTQLLAGRGVAAVSVAIDPAPFRGVLPLPISALKSSSPVLGNPANYNRAVPLTYEQFRYAFANAVDEDEAKDLYETYAVPASGVPLFQAATANLNPWTEAKVNSRNPDRGPLLIISGEKDNTVPWAIASASYKKQKRNESITEIVELPGRGHSLTIDRGWRQVADTALAFVRRFA, encoded by the coding sequence ATGGCGGCCATCACCGAGCGCGAAGAGCGGCAGATCGAAGAGGCGAACACGTCGGGGCGTCCGCCGGTGGTGTTCGTCCACGGGTTGTGGCTGCTGCCGAGCAGTTGGGACCGCTGGCGGGTGGTGTTCGAGGAGGCCGGCTACACGGCGCTGACCCCGGGCTGGCCCGACGACCCCAACACGGTCGAGGAGGCCAACGCGCACCCGGAGGTGTTCGCACACAAGTCGGTGAAGCAGGTCGCCGACCACTTCGAGGACGTCGTACGGCGGTTGACCCGCCGGCCGGCCGTGGTCGGGCACTCGTTCGGCGGGCTGCTGACCCAACTGCTCGCCGGCCGGGGTGTCGCCGCGGTCTCCGTCGCCATCGACCCGGCCCCGTTCCGTGGGGTGCTGCCGCTGCCCATCTCGGCGCTGAAGTCGTCGTCACCGGTGCTCGGCAACCCGGCGAACTACAACCGGGCGGTGCCGCTGACGTACGAGCAGTTCCGGTACGCCTTCGCGAACGCCGTCGACGAGGACGAGGCGAAGGATCTGTACGAGACGTACGCGGTGCCGGCGTCCGGGGTGCCGCTCTTCCAGGCGGCGACCGCCAACCTCAACCCGTGGACCGAGGCGAAGGTCAACAGCCGCAACCCCGACCGCGGGCCGCTGCTGATCATCTCCGGCGAGAAGGACAACACGGTGCCGTGGGCGATCGCGAGCGCGTCGTACAAGAAGCAGAAGCGCAACGAGAGCATCACCGAGATCGTCGAGCTGCCCGGTCGGGGCCACTCGCTGACCATCGACCGCGGCTGGCGTCAGGTCGCCGACACCGCCCTCGCCTTCGTCAGGCGCTTCGCCTGA
- a CDS encoding DUF817 domain-containing protein — protein MRQLLRFGIQQALSCVFAVVLFGMLAVTEVWATPIPRYDLLLIGCLLLTAVLWLARVETTREVLVIGVFHLVGLALELFKVRAGSWAYPEDAYTKIGGVPLYSGFMYAAVGSYMCQAWRRLDLALTGYRPVPTSIAAAGVYANFFTHHWLPDLRVLGALALVATTWRTTVSYRVGRVRYRMPLAVSFVLIGLFLWLAENAATFLGAWQYPDQGDIWRMVHLSKFGSWALLVSVSFVLVAALKRLDPRSRGEAGSDFDRPLPHQTDHRSSAAAAGSRPDAASSRHH, from the coding sequence ATGCGACAGTTGCTACGGTTCGGGATACAACAGGCGTTGAGCTGTGTGTTCGCCGTCGTCCTGTTCGGGATGCTGGCCGTCACCGAGGTCTGGGCCACCCCGATCCCCCGCTACGACCTGCTGCTGATCGGCTGCCTGCTGCTGACCGCCGTACTGTGGCTGGCCCGGGTCGAGACGACCCGGGAGGTGCTGGTCATCGGTGTGTTCCACCTCGTCGGCCTGGCCCTGGAACTGTTCAAGGTCCGGGCCGGCTCGTGGGCGTACCCCGAGGACGCGTACACCAAGATCGGCGGCGTGCCGCTCTACAGCGGCTTCATGTACGCGGCCGTCGGCAGCTACATGTGCCAGGCCTGGCGGCGGCTCGACCTGGCTCTCACCGGCTACCGGCCGGTGCCGACCTCGATCGCGGCCGCCGGCGTCTACGCCAACTTCTTCACCCACCACTGGCTGCCCGACCTGCGCGTGCTCGGCGCGCTCGCGCTGGTCGCGACCACCTGGCGGACCACGGTGTCGTACCGGGTCGGCCGGGTGCGCTACCGGATGCCGCTGGCGGTCTCGTTCGTCCTCATCGGCCTGTTCCTGTGGCTGGCCGAGAACGCCGCCACGTTCCTCGGTGCCTGGCAGTACCCGGACCAGGGCGACATCTGGCGGATGGTGCACCTGTCGAAGTTCGGCTCGTGGGCGCTACTGGTCAGCGTCAGCTTCGTACTGGTCGCCGCACTGAAGCGGCTGGACCCGCGGAGTCGTGGTGAGGCCGGCTCCGACTTCGACCGCCCGCTGCCGCACCAGACGGATCATCGGTCGTCGGCTGCCGCCGCGGGCAGCCGCCCCGACGCGGCCAGCAGCCGCCACCACTGA
- a CDS encoding AAA family ATPase: MTGSVPARAEPFVRRVRVRNYRSIASCDVELGPLTVLLGPNASGKSNFVDALRFAKEVMYGSPTDAVARRGGLDPLLHRSASGSAESFRIELDLTIPPHRDGEVPLPATYGFEIAADPRDELPLLVTQETARIGRPDAEAALPLPAGPTSRLQLPVSSADEGSPLLRLQTSLWMMLFYDLDSAALRAVNEEGDRRIIREFGQSGERLGRVLAAMEHRDPAGKERLDAYLSALVPGALGVDERREGRYSTVQARFRSNDGVQTFLRESLSEGTLRAAGVLAALLQVPVSAGVATLVAIEEPETALHPATVGALYEALDDASMRTQVIVTSQSSDLLDSEYAHLDHIRAVANVGGATRIGRVDASGYNIVDKGLMTISELHRSGQMLPAVVGFPVEDRPEEDR; encoded by the coding sequence ATGACCGGGTCCGTCCCGGCCCGGGCGGAACCGTTCGTACGGCGGGTACGGGTCCGCAACTACCGCTCCATCGCATCCTGCGACGTGGAACTCGGACCGTTGACCGTCCTGCTGGGCCCAAACGCATCGGGGAAGTCGAACTTCGTCGACGCTTTGCGCTTCGCGAAAGAGGTCATGTACGGATCCCCGACCGACGCGGTAGCCCGCCGGGGCGGCCTCGATCCCCTGCTTCACAGATCGGCCAGCGGCAGCGCCGAGTCGTTCCGGATCGAACTCGACCTGACGATTCCACCGCACCGCGACGGTGAGGTTCCCCTTCCAGCGACCTACGGCTTCGAAATCGCGGCCGACCCGCGCGACGAGCTGCCGCTCCTCGTCACGCAGGAGACCGCGCGGATCGGTAGGCCGGATGCCGAGGCGGCGTTGCCGCTACCGGCCGGACCGACCTCGAGGCTGCAACTGCCGGTGTCTAGTGCTGACGAAGGCAGCCCGCTCCTCCGGTTGCAGACCTCGCTGTGGATGATGCTGTTCTACGACCTCGACTCGGCTGCGTTGCGCGCCGTGAACGAGGAAGGTGACCGCCGCATCATCAGAGAGTTCGGACAGTCCGGCGAACGCCTTGGTCGGGTCTTGGCCGCGATGGAGCACCGAGACCCCGCCGGAAAGGAACGGCTGGACGCGTACCTGTCCGCGCTCGTACCGGGTGCGCTGGGCGTGGACGAGCGGCGCGAAGGCCGATACTCGACCGTCCAGGCCCGTTTCCGCTCCAACGACGGCGTTCAGACGTTCCTCCGGGAATCCCTTTCTGAGGGGACGCTGCGGGCGGCGGGTGTTCTGGCGGCGCTGCTTCAAGTTCCCGTATCTGCCGGCGTGGCGACGCTCGTCGCAATTGAGGAGCCGGAGACCGCGTTGCACCCGGCCACCGTCGGTGCGCTCTACGAAGCCCTGGACGATGCGTCGATGCGTACCCAGGTCATCGTCACAAGCCAGAGTTCCGACCTGCTCGACAGCGAGTATGCACATCTTGACCACATCCGAGCGGTGGCCAATGTCGGCGGTGCCACCAGGATCGGCAGGGTCGATGCGTCGGGTTACAACATCGTCGACAAGGGCCTGATGACCATCAGCGAACTACATCGGAGCGGCCAGATGCTGCCGGCCGTGGTGGGCTTCCCGGTCGAGGATCGGCCTGAGGAAGATCGGTGA